cgcagcctaagTAACGTTGTTTGAGTATTTTTGATatacgtgtaggtgaaaaagtgtatggaAATGTGTGTAAGTGCATTTGAAATGCTCAAAAAGTTGCTCAAAATAGACTACCAAACGAGCCCAATTATTAGAGCACTCTCATCAGTGCTTGTATAATAGAATAAGGACCATATTTTAGCCAACTAAACTCGAAATTCACTTATATCAGATCATGCAAAACtgtgtaaaaatacatgatTCCCACATTCTATATTtcatcatttgaaaaaaaaaaaaaaattctttcacctctctctctctctctctcaagataaaaagaaaaatgaaaaaatgattatttaaataaaatagaatgtagaataaataatctaaatatAGGTTCTTTTAAAagtagttttgtaatttttttttttttaaagtaaattcttatactaaaatagacaaaaatttCATAAGAGCTGTTTcaaatgctttattttttttttttttgggtttcccACAATATTTCCTCAAAACTTTCAACCAGAGACTACTCATTGTTTGCGACGGGTAGGCCCATAGTAAGGTAAATCGCTGGCCTAGAGAGTTTttcaaaatgttgatgtgtagACTTGAACTAGGGAGTTCCTAGTCAAACTATTCAAATGCTCTTAACATaatgtaatttacccaaaagTTTATAACATCATGTAAATATTATCCAATCCAATGGTCGAATTTTTGACCTAAAAggcccaatcaatttttttcagGCCACTAAACAATTTGGGTTTTAAACATTGGTCTAATCTTATCCAAACATATCCAAGCCAGTCCAGCCCACTTTAACCCTTCCAAAAAAAAGTAGGAAACTATAGTTTTATACAATCTACCTACCGTTCAATTCTTAACTACGAAGACatagacagagacagagacagagacagaaaGACGGACGGAacaagaagaacaagaaaagcaagaaagaaacacacacagaaagagcaagagagagacagagacagagatgGGTTTTTCCTCCTTCATCCAAAGATCCATACTTTCACTAACAATTATTCTATGTCCCATTCTGTTTTTCACTGCTTCACCATCTTTAGCGTCATCAGAAACCAACTTAACAACCACAAAGCCTTCAGTCTATGATGTTATCCAAAGTTTCAACTTTCCCATTGGTATTCTTCCAAAGGGTGTGCAAGGCTATGATCTTGAAACCTCCACAGGAAAATTCTCTGCCTTTTTTTCTGGTAGCTGTAGTTTTTCTCTTGAAGGGTCATATGAGTTGAAGTACAAGCCCACCATCAACGGGATCATAACAAAAGGGAAGCTTACAAGCTTGCAGGGTGTTAGTGTGAAGCTTTTTTTCTTCTGGGTTGACATTATTGAGGTCCGAAGGATTGGGGATAATCTTGGATTCTCAGTTGGGATTGCAGGTGCTGATTTCCCTATTGATAACTTTGAGGAGTCTCCACAATGTGGGTGTGGATTGAAATGCGATGATGGGCTGCAGGACAAGGAGGTTAGAACAAACCcatttgtctcttcttattgaAAAGATTTGAGGAAGACAATGTTGTACTTGTATTAGGAATTTTCAAATTATGgatatttgtttaatttgaattttattgaaatgGGTTCTGCTTATTTTGgtaaattgttgtttttttcctttgatttggaAGGTGTTTTGTTTATCTTTCATGGGTTCATCAGTTTATATTGTGTTTTCCTTGCTGCCCTGTGGTTCCACattgaaataattaaataaattgattaTGGTCAAGAGAGAGAATTAGGGGTAATTATGACATAATGGATTTGGAAATTGAACTGcaatttgattgaatttgtAACTGCATAATTGTGCATTTGTTGTTGAAAGTCccctaaaaataaagaataataacaTTTGCACCATTTTCTATGCTTACAAAGCTTGGAATGAAGATCTGCTGGGGTTACTTCTAACTGTTCAGTTTGATGTGCATAACAAAATTTGATCCTTTCATTTCATATCTTTTTGTCTACAATTATCAAATTCTTAAATCTTAGGTGTTAATGAAACAAAAACCTGCACTCAGTTGTGCTTATTACTCAATCCAACCTTTTGGCTTAGCTTAGGTGGTgagataaaattttgataatgagCAAGTAAAAGACCTTACAACAAATGCTCTTCTTTTCTGGTTGAAATTAGTTGTACTTGTTTTGATatttatggttttaatttttttactaacattTGTAATCTTTTGGTAGTCTTCCATAATTTTATACCCATTGGTGTGATTTTTCTTCTGATTGCAAAAGGAATGCAGGAGACTAAATTATAAGTTTCTGGCTGCAATCTGTTTgtgttgaaaatgaaattttttttctttcctgtcatctatttttttcctgaatttgtAATACAATAGTTAGGATTGAAAATGTAACAACATTAGTTAAAATTGCTCGATTCAATTATATTATGGCTTATGATTCCCTTCCAGTGAGCAGCTGACCCCTTCCTTACCCATTCCCTGGTTCTATCATCTAGCAAGGTTATTAGGGTGCTGGTTAGCTCTAGAATTTGATTTGCAGATCTGGTATGCTACATTTAAAGCACTCAGTCTGTATGCTTAATGCGCAAAAAACCTGTGATACCCTAAATTATGTGGATTGGATTTGTGTATTGTGTGGGCATGTGTTGAGTCCACATTAAGGGTTTACCAGGTCAAACTGGGCTTATTATAAGTG
This genomic stretch from Quercus lobata isolate SW786 chromosome 3, ValleyOak3.0 Primary Assembly, whole genome shotgun sequence harbors:
- the LOC115981648 gene encoding uncharacterized protein LOC115981648; translated protein: MGFSSFIQRSILSLTIILCPILFFTASPSLASSETNLTTTKPSVYDVIQSFNFPIGILPKGVQGYDLETSTGKFSAFFSGSCSFSLEGSYELKYKPTINGIITKGKLTSLQGVSVKLFFFWVDIIEVRRIGDNLGFSVGIAGADFPIDNFEESPQCGCGLKCDDGLQDKEVRTNPFVSSY